Within the Tessaracoccus flavescens genome, the region GCTCTGGTCGAGCGACATGGGTGAAACCTGCCTCGGGGACGATGAATGATGCGGCCCTAGCCTAGCGCCTCAGACGACGCCGCCCCTGCGCCGGATCCGGCCGATGAGGTCGCGGTAGGCGCTCGGACGGGTCAGGTTCGAGCCGAGGGGATGGTTCTTCTTTCCCGTGCCGTGGTAGTCGCTCGACCCCGTGCGGACCAGACCGAGCCGGGCCCCCATCTCGAACAGGAGGGAGCGGGTGTCGTCGTCGTGGTCGGGGTGATCCACCTCGATCCCCTCCAGAGCGTGGCTGCGCACCAGCTCCTCCAGGTACGGGGCGGGAAGGGTCTCCCGGTTGCCCCTCCCCCACGGATGCGCGATGACCGCGACGCCCTTCGCGGCGTGGATCAGGTCGATGCCCCGCTCGAGGGGGACGGCGTAGCGGTGCACGTAGCCGGGACACCCCTCACCCAGCCACTTCGCGAACGCCTCCTCGCGGTCCTCCACGTAGCCCTTCGCCACGAGGGCGTCGGCGACGTGCGGGCGGCCGACCGCGGGAGCTCCGCCCGCGGCGGTCATCACATCGTCCATCGTGATCGGGAGGCCCGCCTCGGTCAGCTTCTCGACCATCCCGGGCAGCCGGTCGGTGCGACCGAAGCGGATCCTGCCCAGTTCCTCGCCGAGCTGCCGGTCGAACGGGTCGCAGCCGTAGCCGAGGAGG harbors:
- a CDS encoding PHP domain-containing protein; translation: MRLAAQAGLDVIALTDHDSFGGIPEAMEAGKRIGVKVLCGIEMSTEHNGRSVHLLGYGCDPFDRQLGEELGRIRFGRTDRLPGMVEKLTEAGLPITMDDVMTAAGGAPAVGRPHVADALVAKGYVEDREEAFAKWLGEGCPGYVHRYAVPLERGIDLIHAAKGVAVIAHPWGRGNRETLPAPYLEELVRSHALEGIEVDHPDHDDDTRSLLFEMGARLGLVRTGSSDYHGTGKKNHPLGSNLTRPSAYRDLIGRIRRRGGVV